The Mercenaria mercenaria strain notata chromosome 8, MADL_Memer_1, whole genome shotgun sequence genome has a segment encoding these proteins:
- the LOC123566475 gene encoding RNA-binding protein RO60-like: protein MGLTRSKYATDYSIESWQPARKPGPSERAQRQQLTPKQVQNRSGAYVWEVNDMMKLQRFLFLGADNSFCYKAIDNEPKRENAQCIDRLIADGKGTDVVELIRDISLAGRAARQQPTMFALAICCRCNDPATKKKAYEALNEMCRIPTHLFMFVKYCEDVSSGTGWGRAQRHAIVNWYLNKCKNPVAVVRLLTKYKNREGWTHRDVLRLAHPKPTDDALKVVLKYIMKGFIEAKMLVDKEMGNDEKILKMLDFLEATEKAKRCTDEDEMVKMIREHGLEREHMPTQLLNSRKVWEALVMNLKMEAAIRNLGKISSMGLCGEGSFVEQAIASKLTDQQALKDARTHPFKVLLALTTYEKGRGEKGHLNWTPNKKVLDALDKAYYLSFAAVEPTGKRYLLAIDVSGSMNVPCVGSQTITCRHAAAAMMMVTARTEKNFDIVAFSHELMMMDIKKTDTLPQVLEKTEKLPFGGTDCALPMLWADEKKKKYDVFIVYTDSETWYGKVHPSRALQDYRVNMKIPDAKLIVVGMASNGFSIADPDDLGMLDIVGFDSAATQTIAKFSLGEV from the exons cgGGCGCAACGGCAGCAGTTGACGCCCAAGCAGGTTCAAAACCGGTCCGGTGCCTACGTATGGGAGGTGAACGACATGATGAAACTGCAGCGGTTCCTTTTCCTAGGGGCCGATAACTCTTTCTGTTACAAAGCTATCGACAATGAACCTAAGAGAGAAAATGCCCAGTGTATCGACAG GCTAATAGCTGACGGAAAGGGTACAGATGTAGTGGAGCTTATACGGGACATCAGTCTTGCCGGCCGGGCGGCAAGACAGCAACCAACAATGTTTGCTCTAGCCATATGTTGCAGATGCAACGACCCAGCTACAAAGAAAAAGGCTTACGAGGCACTCAACGAGATGTGCCGGATTCCAACACACTTGTTTATGTTTGTCAAATACTGCGAAGATGTAAGTTCTGGTACTGGGTGGGGCCGGGCACAGAGGCACGCAATCGTTAACTGGTATTTGAATAAATGCAAGAACCCGGTAGCAGTAGTTCGTCTGCTGACAAAGTACAAGAACAGAGAGGGATGGACACACCGTGATGTACTTCGTCTCGCTCACCCTAAACCAACAGACGACGCGTTAAAAGTCGTCCTGAAATACATAATGAAAGGTTTTATAGAGGCAAAAATGTTGGTGGATAAGGAGATGGGAAATGACGAAAAAATTCTTAAGATGCTTGATTTCTTGGAAGCCACGGAGAAAGCGAAGAGATGCACGGATGAAGATGAAATGGTGAAAATGATTAGAGAGCATGGTTTGGAGAGAGAGCACATGCCTACGCAGCTGCTGAACTCGAGGAAAGTCTGGGAAGCACTTGTAATGAACTTGAAGATGGAAGCTGCAATCCGTAATCTGGGGAAAATTTCGTCAATGGGACTGTGTGGTGAGGGGTCTTTCGTTGAGCAGGCAATCGCCAGTAAACTTACAGATCAGCAAGCTTTGAAAGATGCAAGGACCCACCCGTTCAAAGTGCTTCTGGCTTTGACAACGTATGAAAAAGGAAGAGGGGAGAAAGGACATTTGAATTGGACACCAAACAAGAAAGTTCTGGATGCGCTTGATAAAGCCTACTATTTGTCGTTCGCTGCTGTGGAGCCAACTGGAAAACGTTACCTGTTGGCCATAGACGTAAGCGGTTCCATGAATGTTCCATGCGTAGGAAGTCAGACCATCACATGCCGTCACGCTGCCGCAGCAATGATGATGGTTACGGCGCGGACAGAAAAAAATTTCGACATCGTCGCGTTCTCGCATGAGTTAATGATGATGGATATCAAAAAGACTGACACTTTGCCCCAAGTTCTTGAGAAAACTGAAAAACTTCCGTTCGGCGGTACAGACTGTGCATTACCAATGCTTTGGGCAGacgaaaagaaaaagaaatacgaTGTTTTCATCGTGTACACGGACAGTGAAACGTGGTACGGCAAAGTACATCCGTCAAGGGCTTTACAGGACTACAGAGTGAACATGAAAATCCCTGACGCGAAGCTCATTGTTGTCGGAATGGCATCTAACGGTTTCAGTATTGCTGATCCCGACGATCTCGGTATGTTAGACATTGTCGGTTTCGACTCCGCTGCTACACAGACCATTGCTAAATTCAGTCTCGGTGAAgtgtaa